One Solanum pennellii chromosome 9, SPENNV200 DNA segment encodes these proteins:
- the LOC107030822 gene encoding uncharacterized protein LOC107030822 — translation MGSSMKSSLILFFTCSLFLQVAYAVYKTEVKCESLPNSDCAFAISSTGKRCVLEKATKPKDDLINSEYICKTSEVMVQNMKEHIETDECIESCGLNRNFFGISSDDLLEPQFVSKLCAPACYQQCPNIVDLYFNLAAGEGAYLPDICNKNKKLKSSGAAEDGVDAPAPSPSFF, via the exons atgggTTCATCAATGAAATCATCTTTGATCCTTTTTTTTACATGTTCCCTTTTCCTCCAAGTCGCTTATGCCGTATATAAAA CTGAGGTAAAATGTGAGAGTTTACCAAATAGTGATTGTGCCTTTGCAATTTCATCAACAGGAAAAAGGTGTGTATTAGAAAAAGCAACAAAACCAAAAGATGACTTAATTAATAGTGAATACATATGCAAAACATCAGAAGTTATGGTTCAAAACATGAAGGAACACATTGAAACAGATGAATGtattgaatcttgtggtcttaataGAAATTTCTTTGGAATTTCATCTGATGATTTGCTTGAGCCTCAATTTGTTTCCAAGTTATGTGCCCCTGCTTGTTATCAACAATGCCCCAATATTGTTGACCTTTACTTCAACTTGGCTGCTGGTGAAG GAGCATACTTGCCAGACATATGCAACAAGAACAAGAAATTGAAGAGTAGTGGTGCTGCTGAAGATGGTGTTGATGCTCCTGCTCCATCTCcttcatttttctaa